CCCAACTTCAAGAAGATGCCTATGCTTTCTTTCCACCACTCCCTTTTTCTATGGAGTGTGGACACAACTACTTTGGTGAATGATGCCTTTAGTTGTGAAGAGAGtagaagtgtcacgacccaaaatccaactagtcgtgatggcacctaacccaacccgctaggtaagccaactttcaactacccaattccaataacaattattaaagaaatttaagtaaataattatcttaaccttatacattttccaagaactggtaatacaaatcatgagcttctaaaaatagagtatacaaagcggaaatgaaataaatacatagtctgtttgaatagtacataaacagagcttttataaatttaaggctaccacgaataagaggcagctacaacatgaacgcatgtacatcttcaaattccgcaaccatcgagcacaacaacaacatcagtcaacatctgcacgcaatgtgcagaagtatagtatcagtacaaccgaccccatgtgctgagtaagtaacaaacctagccttaggttgaaagtagtgacgagcttctactaAGGTCGGGTCCAAATCAACTAATCTACAACAATTAATAATGACATAAagtaaataataccagaagtaactcagagataaaatgctcagtcaCATCGTGATTTCaacaataatagttcttcctttcaagtacattagtgaaaacccaaatcttttgccaaagttaccaaaaatgtgaataagtttggaaacagatttttttttcaaaatcctttcaataataaataaaatatctcattttcttttcagataaccattgtaaaacaaatgcatcactatgcccatctgttaacatgtgtgagaaatcatgaataatgtgataccgtacagcatgagaaaaatacatctctatgcatatatctcatgtgtgcatgtcaatgcaatgtatctcagagattgtactcatgtactcacactctcagagtactcaatctcattgtctcgcattctctctcactgtgctcagcacactcaatcactcagcgctatacaatacctgatgcagcgtgcagcccgatccttgtttatagtcgactgcactcactgggggtgtgtaaagactcatgaggggctcctgcAGCCCatgcgctataagcacggacaactcacgtgttgcacggataactcaagTGCCATAatataagccaataaggcctgctgcaggcaggCAGCCTCGacccatataatagtaataatatatataaggccaacatggcctgctgtggcgcgtaacccgatcccaaaaatatcctcgcaatcaggccctcggcctccctcagtcatcaatctctctagtctctctctcatgggctcacaatgtcatgagaatagcccaaaaatgatgatatgatgtatcaataaataataactgagactgagttTGAATTTTCAACATAACCAATAATTCAcggcaatatgacctctgtgagtcccaataatactggcacatagcctcaacatgatttttagtatgtttttcagctcaatttcttaaactcataaaatcgcatggaaaatgccaagattatttaactaaaaaattccacagaaataattatgtcacaatttttatagtacatgcccacacgcccgtcacctagcatgtgcgtcacctcccaacaattcacgaaatacatatattcatggttcataccctcaactccaagattagaagagttacttacctcgaacaagccaaatccaatatcgagcaagctaagcaatgctccagaaattccattatgctcatatcaacttccaaatggctcgaatctagtcacaattaatttgattcagctcacaaaaattataggaattaattccatatcaaaatactaatattttccaaaaatccgaaattacactcaaacatcgcccgtggaacccacatcttggaacccgacaaaagttacaaaatattaacgcccatccaaccacgagtccaaccatataaatttcataaaattccgacatcaactcgaccctcaaatcttcaattgaagtctttgaagatttctaccatttaaAACCCAATCTTTATCTATTTGAACTCAAcactctttccataaaccttattgatacgtataaataatactattatatccaagaatcatactcttaatcacccatcattttccaaactcgaaattgaaaattaggggttagaaccttacctctttgatgaagaacttgagggatttcttgttggattccaagccttggacaagaatttgatgaacaagacacttcatctacttcctctctctataacactctcacttctctctaaaatcatcagataattgccccaaaataagccccaaagcttatttatcaaaatgggattgggttatgaaaatagaaaaattaaccctccaaaagtaggtctgcggtcgcataatgaaccgcagaatgggtatgcgggccgtAAAATTGATCGCAAAATCGGCGCCCAAAACtgggctcttctggtccattctgctaccagttttgcggtcgcagtcgcagttttgcgatcgcataattggtcgcagaattatatttttccagcctttggtaatttggtcataacttcttgtaagaatgtccaaatgatgaacggtttgaagcgttagaaactagactcaaatatatttcatttgataggtaatacaccataaaCACTTCGTATTATGAGATTTTTACTTATTTGAAGTTaaatcttgtgcgaactcacttgaaacttagtcttatgaaattttcaacttctacattcgatgccgaaacctatcgaatcaagtctgattgacctcaaattttacacacaagtcataaattacataatgaagctattccaatttccataatcagattccgatctcgatatcaaaaagtcaacccctcggtcaaactttccaaaaattcaactttcggcatttcaagcctaatttcactacggacctccaaataatttttccgacacgctcctaagtccaaaatcaccatacggagctattgaaattatcaaaactccattccggggtcgtttacatataattcaacatccggtcactattttaacttaagttttcaattatgagactaagtgtcatttcactccaaaatccttccggacccgaaccaactaatccgataagtcataaatcaaccgtgtggcataaattgagcagtaaatgggggaacgagattataatactcaaaacgaccagccggatcATTACAAGAACAAAGATCATTAAAGAATTCATGACCATTGTCAGATCTAAAGGTCTTAATAGTGGTAGAAAATTGGTTTTGTACAAGTTGAATAAAATCATTCAAGACAACAAACACATCACTTTTCAACCTTAACAGAAAAGTCCATGTCATTCTTAAGTCATCATCAACAAGGGTAAGGAAATATCTAAAACCATTATAGGTACAGACCCTATATGGTCCCCATACATCCATGTATACAAGATCAAAAATATTAGTGCACTTAGTTGTGCTAATAGAAAATGGTAACCTAATTTGTTTAGCTAGTGGACATATGGGACAATCACAATTATTGGATGTTGACAAATGATTTTTTATAGTAGGAATTTTCTGTAAAACTATAGAGGGTGCATGCCCTAATCTCTGAAGCCACAAAGTAGTAGAGTGAGTTTTGATTGAAGAAGACAGGCATGTTGAAGCAGGAATAACATCAGCTGTGAAAGGATTGAGTATGTACAGTTCTCCCTGCAGTCTACCAATCCCCTTCACCATGCCACTAAAGAGGTCCTGAAATAGACAAAAATCTGGATAAAAAATGACTGAACATTGTAATTCCTTAGTGTATTTGGACACTGATAAAAGATTGTATTTAAACTGAGGGATATAAAGCACATTGTGCAGAGTTTGGGAATTGGATATAGGACAGGACCCTGTATGAGTGATGTTTGTACTATCTCTGTTTGGAAAATGAACAGAGGTAGTACTATAGGAGGAAACAGGTAAGGGATTGGACAACAATTCTAAAGATGAAGCCATATGATTTGAGGTACCTGAATCAATAATCTAATAATCACATTTATTAGTAGATTTACCTGCCATATTGGCCATCTCAATTGCTTCAGGTTCTTTTCCCTTGTTCAGCATCATGAGAATATGTTGGTACTGCTCAGGGGTAAAAACAGGTGCAACAGGTACTGCATTAGTAGGTCCAGCATTCCCAGTCTGAGTGTTCAGTGGATTCATGGTTCCTACCTTCTGCAATTCCTCTTTGACATGCACATTATGTGCCACAACTGTGGAACCCTCATACACTCCCTTTTTCTTATTAGTGAACTTGAACCCGGGTGGATAACCCACCAATTTGTAGCAAGTTTCCCTCGTGTGGACCTTCATATGATAATAATCACATTACAGATGTGCATTTCTTTTAGGTCTCGCATTAGAGGCATTGGCTGAAATCAAGCCACTAGCTACACCTTCCATAGGTGCACTTCCCAAAATTCCACCATTCATTCTCTAACTCTCCTCCTGTATGATCATTGAGTAGGCCTGGTCTAACGTAGGTGTAGGGTTCATCATAAGAATTTGATTTCTTTTAGGAGCATATGTATCATTGAGTCCCATTAAAAACTTCATTAATTTTTGTTGATGCAGAAATTCAACAAAGAGTCTAGACTTCACACAGTCGCACCCAGGGAAAGGGATTACTGACTCAAATTCACACCAGAGATCATTTAATTTCGAGTAGTATATTGAGACTCTAGAAATACCTTCATTCAACAGACTAATTTACCTGTTCATGTGATATACTTTAGTCGCATTTACTTTATCAAATCTATCCTTAAAGGCTGCCCAAACTTTATGTGCATTTGAGGAATATACTATACTTTTTCTGAGCTCTTGTACGACTGAACTCATGATCCATGATTGAACTATCGCATTGCACCGTTCCCATTGGTATGTGTGAAATGCATCACCTTCATATTTCTCCCTTGTAAATGTTCCATCAATGAATCCTATCTTATTCTTCACTAACAATGACGTCTTCATTGATCGACTCCATTCAGAGTAGTTCTCAGTTTCGATTAACAGTTGTGGAAAAGTGGCAGCCCTGGCGTATACGAAGGATGCACATATAGCGGATAGTTGCAATCCAGCTGAGGATTGATTGCATGTGGTGTTCCAGACAAATTCGTTGTCACACTTTGAGGAGAATCGCCAGCCATTATTGCGAATTTCTCAGAAATTGGGGTAGAAtcaaaaaaagggagaaattttGACCTAGGAAAGATAGAggtgaaaaattgagaaattgATGATACTCATGGACTTTTCTCTTCAAATCGCAGtgaacttgctctgataccatgttaaaatGGAGTTGTGGAGTGCCATTAATGGAGGAGAAGCAAGCTCGAAGATGAAGAAGATTAgagcaagagagagagagagagagagagagagagagagagagagagagagagagagagagagagagagagagagagagagagagaaataaagCAATTCTCAGTATTTCTTATTAACCGACTCAAATGTACTGTACAATGTTATATTTATACAAAGGAATTAATCAACTAACTAACTTCTCTAACTACCTATCTATTATAAATTAACAGCTCATTTACAGCTCACTGACATTTAACTATTTTCTAACTAATCTTGTAGAAGTGTACTTCCTTAAATAGCACTCTGTACAACTACTCACAGCTGATCTAATATTTCAACAGTTTTCATCAAATATACAGAATCATGCACATGCATGTGCAAATAAAAATGGATATGCGACAAATTAATACAACAAAGTTGTGCCTACTTTTATCTTTCAGTTTCTGGATGTAGCACAAACATATGCAGATGAAAACTGTTTAACTGTCAAGAATTCTGATGCAACCAATACATAAAATATACGAAGATCAAATTAACAAAATAAATTCACAGGAGAAAAGAGATACTTAGTAAAAATCAAAACTTACCAGGTGTAAAGTATCTCAAATTCAAAGAGCGACATGTGCGCTATTTAGCTTCCGCTGCCAAGTGAGTAAAGGATATTATTTCAAGAACTACCTTGATGAAAAATGATGAGGCAGGATACATTTATAAAAGTTAAAATGGCCTCAGGTCCACTTAAACTTGTACCCATTAGTCAACCCGTTAAACAAACTTATATTTTACATGGCCACATTGAGTGAAAATCACGCTGTCAAAGCACATAGATatgattatttttattaaaaaatattagattcagaaaataaaatataaataaaaaagaactCCTCTTCTCTTTTCCCCTCCCCTCCCACCCTTCTCTCGTCTTCCCCGGCAAATTTCCCACCCCATAtctgtatttttttatttactaTTCTAGTTCCCCCTCCCTTcccttttcttgtttctttttcccTCCCTCTTCTCATTCTAATATTTTTTATTCATTTGCTAGTCTCCACCCACTTTTCTTGTCCCAACCTCCCTCAACTCCTCCATAGCCAACACCTTCACCCCATATCACTGCCATCAGCTCcccctttctcttcttctttctttttcctttttttctttttctttcaaagcaAACCTAGTTAGTCGGCTACCGCTAACGGATTACAGGTGAGAATTGATAAAAGATTAGGTGGCTTtgatagaagaacaagaaaataaattaattttttttgtcttCAATGAAATTTGCCGGAAGCCGTTTGGTGAAATAATTTTAAAATGGAATAATAATTTTTACTGGAAGACAAAAGAGGGGGTAGGTGGAAGAAGATAATAATGGTTAAAAATGGCTGATGCTTGGTATTGTCATTGGTGGACTATCGGTAGATCTACGatggagaaaaagagaaagaaaaataaattaaaaatctgataaattattttttttcaaaatgtggGATCCAAAAATTTCACATGTCATATAATAAAGATCAAGCATGTGACATGGCATTCGTGTCAGAGCAATTGACGAAGACGTTCTATACATAGAGCTTATTAGTAGTCATTTTCTCAAGTAGAGGTGTTTGAATGAGAAAATTATAAGTTTGTTTATCGGGTTGATAAGTGAGTGCAAGTAGAGGTGTTTGAATGCTCTATTTTAAGAAAAAGCGTAACAATGGAAGTCCCAGTATCAAATACACTTGACATACATTAGCATATTTTTTCGATGATATCAAAGGAACCAAGAATCCCTAAATgagaaatttgaaataaaatagcGTGAAGCCCACAGAAAGCCAAAGGAAAGAAGAGGATGAAATAGGATTGTACTGTATCACAAGTTTTAGTAATATACGTGGTCTGTTAGAATCAATTATAGCACACACATGTCCATTAGAAAATGCATGTAGAGTCAACAATTTATCCTTAATTTTTTTCTAAATCCCCAATGTACCCTTATTCGTACACCCAACTCCCACTCCTAAAGAATAAgtaataatagcccatatatgTTACATATGTCGTTCCTTTTTACATATTGAAGTAACAACCCTGACTAGAATATGCCAAACACACACGATGAAGTTAATGAAATGGGTTGAAGCGAGAAAAACCTCCTTATCATCTAGacaatatttttgtataatttgtTGTCGAATGTTGACACTTCAATAGTATGCTATGCTTTAGAATGTCAGAAGTGGTTGTTTGGTACATGAATTCAAAAGAATACGTTACAAGGTTTCTTATAAAAAATATCTCCACTCATATTCAACTCTACATTGTTATGAATACATGTTTCTCCTAGGGCATTTGGTTGAACAAATGGTTTTCCAGGAACAGAAAAAACAAATTTACATAAAATCTTTCTCAAGTTTTTGTACCAACAGCGGGCCTTTAACTTTTCTTTTATACTTTGGTTTCCCACCCGAAGACAGATACCCATAGAGGTCGCAACTAATCTAAAGTTCATTAAAGCCAGCTTTTGGTTAGGAAAAATCAAACATGAAAAGAATAAGTTTTTGTGTAGTTTGTACTTTGCACCTAAGTTGGCCCAGATCCATGGCAGAAGAAGCCCCAATATATTAAACCCAAGTAACACTCTTACACTGGaaaccaaaaggaaaaaaattatttcGTTGTCGGGACTTGAACCCGGGTCTCTCGAGTGAGAGGCGAGTATCCTAACCAACTAAACTACTGAATTTCTGATTTACGTTCTCAAACGTTAGGTATTCAACGAAAAACATTAATCCCCAACATGATACCAGAATAGAGCTGCATATCTGGTTATCACTACCAGCCATTACAAGAAATAGGCAAAATGACCTCcgggccacttaaacttgtactcGTTTGTCAACCAGTAGGTGAACTTAGAACTTTCCCATTTAAAAACTTTAACTCTATAAAATGCATATAAATAATGTGGCAACAAGGTAACTGATGTGGCAATAGTACGTGACGCTCACGCTGAAAAGAAGCGtagatatattttttaattaaaaaaaattaaaatcataaaacataaatcagaagaaaataaagaagcaaagagaaaagaaaaacccaaCCCACTTTCTCCCTCCAACATCCCACCCTCGGCCTCCCCTCCCCTTTCTTTctttcccaattttactttttgtCATTGTTCCACCATTTTTATCATCTCCATTTCACCAAAATACCTTTAACCACTGCAGTACCCACCGAAATCAAAGATCATTCCGTCACCATAATAGAAAAATCACTATGGGAGTTGAAGGAATAACTACAATGGGTGGGCCATCGATGGAGGTGGAGATGATAATAAAACTACTTAGAAAAATGGGATATTGATGGATAAGTAAATAAGATCTATATTAGCCATTTTTCACCTTTATACCCCAATCTCGTCTCTTACTTGTGCAAATCATGGAGAATTGCAGATATAATGTTTTTATGAAGAAAAAGGTTACGTTATTTGGCCAGTAGTCTTGCAACCAGATCTTCAAGTCAAAGTTCAAATAAATTAAATGTTGGTAGATTAGATCAAGCTAATATTGATTTACCCAATCGAAGCAACGTTTTGTGAAGGTCAGGTTTGAAGATTTTCCTTTTTAATGATTTTTGCTTTGTTGGTGAGAAGAGGATGAAATATAGAAGATGAAGAAAGTTGAttgaaagaaaaatgacaacGCGAGAAAAACTTTTCAGTGATATTTGAAGGTTTTCCAGCGAGTTCtaaaaggaagaagaaggggtACACACAATTACAAAGAATCTTacaataaataattattaaaaaagaaagaaagaagtgggACCCATAATTTACAAGTATCAAGAAAATAATATGTGGAAGACATGGCAATAGAAAATGTTAAATTTTATCCATTTCAGCAGCGATTGAACAACACTCATGGTCATGAGTATTTATTTATAGTCATTTAGTTAAGTTGATGTGTTTAAATAGGAAAGTTCTAAGTTTATCTACCGGAATGACAAAGGGTACAAGTTAAAGTGGCCCGGAGGCCATTTTGCCCaagaaataacaaaacaaaaccacGCTTAATGATTGTTGTAGCAGAAAATTCCAAAACCAACATGATAGTCTCTTCGTTTAAACTTCCAACCTCTGACAAAATAACCTAATGGGTACTAACCACAAATGAACAATCCTCTCAAGTACTTCCTCAAGCAGTGGAACACTCAATGCGCAAGCAATTTAAGTTTCAAGACATTCACTATTATCTCTGACAATGTGTTCCAAGCTTTCCTCAACAGAAAGGCTGCAAACAAACATTGAGAAAAGGTTTATGCAACTGCTGTTCCATCCTTTCCAAAGGAAAGCGAAAGAAATCAGCACATAGTTCTGTTGAACCACTAGGAGACACTCAAACGGAAACCATAGCCAAAGGGTAAACTGTGTCTTTATTGTCAGGCTGCACCAGCATGTTTAAGTCAAGACTTACGTCGAGTACATTCCTTCAAACTAAATGCATGCAATCCATCGAGGGACAAGGCCACGGGCAACTTAAACTGATTAACTAGAAATAAAGCCGTGCCAGATTCCAGACTACTAGTTCTAAGAACTTAAAAGCAGAAAGGACGACCATTGAACCGCCAGTTATCAGACACTTTCAGATGATCATTAACCTTTATTAACATATAGAACTTCAAGAAAAATAGTCCAAACGTACGTCTCCCATTGCCTTTAAGATGATATGAGATATCTTTAAGATTTTCCAATGCTGTCCGGATGTCTCCTACATAGTATCTTTAACTCTCTGCAATGGTGAACTGTGATTgtctgacgagcgcaaaacacaataaaaaattattgctcgctaatcaaagataATATAgattaattatcgtctccacatggaTTGAATTTAAACAGTGTTCGAATAATCTCCAGTTGATTACTATCCGGGAAAATTAACACTTGATTTGATGACTATTACTACGATTGACTATTaaaaatttaagcaaataacaaTTGATCACAAAAGACAGTAGATAAGCAACGAAAAAATATCAATGAGAGGAATAAGGGTATTTGACTAGATAAGTGAAAAATAACTTACTCGGGGTCCAATTCTTTAGTTAATTCACTCTATAATACAGTTGATTCTCACGAATTTATCCGATAATCAGATTACACTTAAAGTTAATATTACTCTTTCGATTAAACGTTAATTTCAGTAATTAATTCAATTGAAGCACGGTAAACAATTACAACAATAAAATGAT
The nucleotide sequence above comes from Nicotiana tabacum cultivar K326 chromosome 12, ASM71507v2, whole genome shotgun sequence. Encoded proteins:
- the LOC142167055 gene encoding uncharacterized protein LOC142167055, with product MSLFEFEILYTWAATFPQLLIETENYSEWSRSMKTSLLVKNKIGFIDGTFTREKYEGDAFHTYQWERCNAIVQSWIMSSVVQELRKSIVYSSNAHKVWAAFKDRFDKVHTRETCYKLVGYPPGFKFTNKKKGVYEGSTVVAHNVHVKEELQKVGTMNPLNTQTGNAGPTNAVPVAPVFTPEQYQHILMMLNKGKEPEAIEMANMAGTSNHMASSLELLSNPLPVSSYSTTSVHFPNRDSTNITHTGSCPISNSQTLHNDLFSGMVKGIGRLQGELYILNPFTADVIPASTCLSSSIKTHSTTLWLQRLGHAPSIVLQKIPTIKNHLSTSNNCDCPICPLAKQIRLPFSISTTKCTNIFDLVYMDVWGPYRVCTYNGFRYFLTLVDDDLRMTWTFLLRLKSDVFVVLNDFIQLVQNQFSTTIKTFRSDNGHEFFNDLCSSTYIINGLPSVILKGKSPYELFHGSTPTLSHMRTIGCLCYATKTNYCDKFSPKSSPAIFMGYSSTQKGYRLLDIEFGKFFVNRDVVFKEHIFPFKHPKSQFLSSTNSTLNSPSMSFPTLSTPDSFSKTFIDSPSAPEPLINPELTSLMDLASTSLNHSSPSSTPSHLPPNTTTSIPSPEPIPDPPRRSGRPLKLSIWLTDYAHPPLPSTSFAYPIQQFVSYSHLPAHF